The nucleotide sequence CAATGGTCGCTCCTAACTTGCTAGCTTCAATTCCTTCAGCACCACCCAGGCTATCTAACGCCACAGTCGGCAATTCAAGGTCTAAAGTTTTTCCATTCACTTTGGTCAAATCCAACGTTAAGGCAACCCCCGATAATACAAACTCATGAATGGCAATTTTTGTTTCAGGCTTAGATTCCTTTTTCTTCTTTTTTGGCGGCTCTATAGGCTGTACATTGTCACTTTGAGTATTTGCCTTTATAGCCGCTAAGATGTCACTGATATTGTTGTTTCCATCTTTATCAAACTCAACAAAGACTTGTGGTTTAATCGATTTTATTGACTTAATCACAATAGGCGAACTCGATAGTGATTGAATATCAATGCCTAATGAAACTTCTCCTAGATACATTGCATTGATATGTTCATACTTAACTGGGTTACTAATGCTAAGACCGTAAATACCGCCAAATCCTTCGCTCAATTTCATATCAACCTTTTCAACTTTTACTGTTCTAGAGGTTACTTTCGAGCCTTGGATTTCTATCTGTGTACGAATGAATCCGTTCCAGTCAGCTGATGCTAAGAACCATAACATGGCTCCGAAAAATAACAGCAATCCAGCAGCGAAAATGGCAAGTTTATTCATTTTTATTCCTTTTCTTGGGTCAATATATAGCCTTGTTTAGTATACAGTATTTTTTCAAAAGTTTTATCTCGTAAAAATGGTTGTTCAACGAAAAGTTATTCGTTTTAAAAGGCGAAATACGCTATATTATGCGCCATTATATTCTCAAGTTGTGATTTCATGGAAAACAGTAAAAGCTCTCGCTTACCTTTAATTTTGCTTTCAGCAGTTCTAATAGCATTATTAGCCTATTTAAATTGGCCTCAAGAACAATCAAATTATCAACGACAGGCTCGTGTCGTTTCAGTCAAAGTAGCAGCGGTTAAATTTGCCGAGTTTAGTGATGAATTTGAAGCTTTAGGTACCACGACTGCAAATGAACAAGTAACCATTACCGCTCAATATAGCGATATAGTTGAAACGTTATCTTTTGATGATGGTGATACGGTTAAAAAAGGCGATATATTAGTTGAATTTGCAAAGGCGCAAGAACAGGCAAAAGTGAATGAACTTGAAGCAAATTTGGAAGTTTCGGTTACTCAACTTAAACGTTTGAAAGAGCTGTCAAACCAAAAAGTTGGTTCTATAGCACAAACTGAAGAGCAACAAGCCAAGGTTCGCTCAATTCGCGCTCAATTAATGAGTGCACAAGCTGTTCTCGATAATTTAACCATTAGAGCCCCTTTTGATGGTCAACTTGGTTTTCGCCAAGTGAGTGTTGGCGAGTTTGTCAATAACGGTGAGGAAATTACTATCTTAGATGATATATCTGTAGTGAAAGTTGATTTTGCTATTCCTGAACGTTTTATTACGACCGTGACAAAAGGGCAGAAAGTTAGTGCCACGAATGTTGCCTATCCTGGAAAACAGTTTATTGGTGAAATTACCAGTATTGCTACTCGAATAGACGCTAATACTCGTACCATTCAAGTAAGAGCTAAGATTAATAATGCTGACAAATACCTTCGCCCTGGTATGTTAATGAGCATTTTATTGCAGCGTAATGTTGAAGAAACATTGCAGTTACCAGAAAGTGGCATTATTCCTTTTGAAGACCGACATTTTGTGTTTGTTGTTGAGGATGGTGTAGCCAAGCGAGTGGATGTTGTGATTGGTCGCAGAAAGCCAGGTTTGGTTGAAGTTAAATCAGGCGTTTTAGAAGGTACTCCGGTTGTTATTGAAGGCGCTCTGAAGCTTAGAGAAGGTTCTGCGGTATCTATAATTGGTTCAAATACTGCTAGCCAAGATGACCAAACGAAAGGTAAATCATAATGATTTTATCGGACTTATCAGTAAAAAGACCGGTTTTTGCGACGGTATTAAATTTACTCATAGTAACCTTCGGTATTGTTGCGTTCTTATTGTTGCCTTTACGTGAATACCCAGATACAGATAAACCTGTTATCACTGTTTCGACTTCATACCCCGGTGCATCATCTGCGATTGTAGAGTCGAAAATAACTAAGCTTCTCGAAGATAAAATCAGTGGTATTGAAGGTGTTAAGAGTATTGATTCAACCTCACGAGATGGTCGTTCTAGAATTTCTATCGAATTCGAAATGGGCCGTGATATTGATGCTGCAGCGAATGATGTAAGAGAAAAAATATCTTCTGAAATGCGTCGATTGCCAGAACAAGCAACACCACCAGAAATCCAAAAAGCTAACGATGATGGTGATGTTATTGTTTGGTTTACCTTACAAAGCGAAGTTTTTAATACACTTGAACTTACCGATTATGCAAATCGTTATATTACAGACCGCTTCGCTGTTGTAAACGGTGTTGCCGAAGTTATGGTCGGCGGTGGGCGAGAATATGCAATGAAAATCGTATTGAATCGTCAAGCGATGGCTGCTCGTGGCATCACTGTTACCGATATTGAAAATACCTTACGTGCGGAAAATGTGGAATTGCCTGCAGGTGAAATCGAGTCAGTGACTCGTGACTTTAGTGTTCGGGTGGCACGCAGTTATAAGACAGAGCATGATTTTGGCGCAATGGTAATAGCTCGAGGAGAAAATAACTCATTAGTGCGACTATCCGATATTGCCGATGTGTCAGTAACTGCAAAAGATGATGAAAGCATGTTTCGTGGTTACGGTCGAAATATGGTTGGCTTAGGTATCATCAAGCAATCAACAGCCAATACTATTGATGTGGTAAAAGCCGCGCAACAAGAAATGGAAGAAATCAAAAGTGCATTACCTGCCGGTACCACTATTATTCCAAGTTATGATTCTTCTGTATTTATCAAAGACTCTATTGATGAAGTATACCGAACCTTAGGTGTTGCTATGTTGATGGTAGTCCTAGTGATATACCTATTTTTAGGAAATATCAAAGCGACCATTATTCCAGCGGTTACGGTACCGGTTGCACTGATCGGCTCGATGATTGCGTTAAGTGCGTTAGGCTTTTCAATTAACTTATTAACGTTATTAGCCTTGGTTTTAGCCATCGGCTTGGTGGTAGATGACTCAATAGTTGTATTGGAAAATATTTATCGTCGAATAGAAAATGGTGAAAAACCACTTGCTGCCGCTTATAACGGCGGTAGAGAAGTAGCGTTTGCCGTTATTGCAACGACTGTTGTGTTGGTATCAGTGTTTGTGCCACTTATCTTTATGGAAGGTGATGTTGGCCGACTGTTTACTGAATTTGCACTTGCCATTGCTGCTGCGGTTATATTTTCAAGTGTAACGGCGTTAAGTTTGACGCCAATGATGTGTTCAAAGTTACTGAAACATCGTAAACGTAGTTCATCGTTTGGCCAGCTTTTAGATCGTAATTTTGCTCGCTTAGAAGAGTCCTATAAAAATACCTTATCGTCGGTAATAAAACAGCCACTCATGTTAGTCGTTGTTATGCTTCTATCAATCGCTTGTATCGTAACCATATTTGATAAATTGCCGAATGAATTTGCCCCTAAAGAAGATCGAGGCGGTGCTTTCTTAATTATGAGTGGTGCTGAAGGTGCAAGTTATGAAAGTAATGCAAAGTCGATGCTACAGATCGAAGAAAAATTACTTAATCATTATGAAGACGGAACGTTAGAACGAGTACTTGTGCGTGTACCAGGGTTTAGAGGTACAGGTGGTATTGCAATCATAGGCTTACCGCCTTGGGACCAACGAGAAACTTCAACCCAAGACTTTATCAACGGCTTTAATCGTGAACTTGGTTCAGTAACAGACGCTCGGGCATTTGTGATGAGCCGTGGTGGTTTAGGTGGTCGCAGTGGTGGTGGGCGACCAATTTCATTCGTATTACAAGGAAATACTTATGAAGAACTAGCACAATGGCGTGATATCGTTTTAGCAAAAGCTGCAGAAAATCCAGACATCATTGGTTTAGAGGCGGATTACTTGGAAACCTCTCCGCAATTGATGGTTAATATTGATCGTGCCCGAGCATCAGACCTGGGTGTATCGGTTGGTGATATTGGGTTAACCTTAGAAACAATGCTAGGTAATCGCAGAGTTACCACTTACATCGATAACGGTGAAGAATACGACGTAATTCTAGAAGGTAATGAAGAAGATTATCGAAGTCCAAGTAGTATTGATAATATTTATGTGCGTTCAAAAGCCACTAACGAATTAATACCTTTATCAAATTTAATAAATTTTGAAGAGGGGGCTCGTGCAACTCAATTGAGTCGCTATAATCGACTGCGCAGTATTACTCTAAATGGTAACGTCAGTGAAAATTACACTTTAGGTGAAGCACTTGAGTTTTTGAATAATGTGGTAAAAGAAGAGCTACCAGTAGAGGCCAATGTCGATTATAAAGGCCAATCGGAGAAACTGCAGGAAAGCGGAAGCTCGATGCTGTTGGTATTTGGCTTAGCGTTATTAATCACATATTTGGTACTAGCTGCGCAGTTTGAAAGTTTTATTCACCCATTTGTGATCATGCTTACTGTACCGCTGGCATTAGTTGGTGCATTGGCAGGCCTCTATATTATGAATATGAGTCTTAATATTTATAGTCAAATTGGTATTGTAATGTTGATTGGTTTAGCGGCTAAAAACGGTATCTTAATCGTTGAGTTTGCTAACCAGTTACGAGATGCAGGTGAAAGCTTTAGCGATGCAATTATTAAGGGCGCACAACAACGTTTACGTCCAATTGTAATGACTTCATTCACTACCATATTTAGTGCTGTGCCGTTAGTTATTGCTATTGGACCAGGTGCTGAGAGCCGAATGGTTATTGGTGTAGTTATTGTTTCTGGAGTAGCCTTGGCAACATTGTTTACCTTGTTTGTTGTACCTGGCGCATATTACTGGTTATGTCGCGGAACAAAGTCACCAGATTTTATTGCCAAACAAGTTGAAGCTGACATTAAATAGATATCAAGCATCGAAATTTAAATTGCTGTATTTGCGGCAATTTAATTGCTTAACGCAAAGCTAATAAAAAACACTAGATTATCTAGTGTTTTTTTATTTGTTTACTAAGATAAAATCCCGTATTTGCGCAAACAAACGTAGCAACAAAAAATCGGACAAATGTATCTACACACATAGCATTTTGTTTTGCATCGAATTAATGTTAACTTATTGAAATAAATTTAAAAACTAAACGTTTAACTGCAAATAGAGATGACGGAAAAAGCGTTTTAATAAGCTGTTATGTATTTCTTTAGAATGGAATCAAATGTCAGAAAATAGTAATCAAAATCAGATAAGACCTTTATTTCGTATTATTACAGGAGCCTTATTCTTATTTGGTTTATACGGCTTATATTTAGTTGCATCTGTTCATTATAAATTAATAATTAGTTCAGGCTTTGAGCTTATTTTTCTTTTTTCTGGTGCTTTAAGTTTAATGGCTTTTATTGTTTGGGTTTATCTATCTGGCTACGTTACATTAAATGGCAGACTACCAATTAAGCGTAAATGAGAATAGTGTAAAAACACATAACAAGGCGCTCAAGCAGGACGCAAAACACTTGGCTTGCGTTCGTGCCTCACTAATTTTAGCCAAGTATTTTTCGCCTCTTAGCTAGGCGTTATGTTTAATTCAAACTATGCATATATTTTTTAAAGGGTTGATTTGACTTCATTAACAAGCAACGAAAAAGGGACTGGAAATATTTTTTGCTATATTTCCTATGTTTTATCAATATTAATTCTAATTTCAATATGCAACTCTTTACTTAACGGTGAGGTAAAACCTGCCTTTATATTTATACCCTTTTTGCTTTTCTGTCTGGTTATTTATTTAATAGGATACTTTCTCAACAAAAAGTTTAATCGCTTAGGAAAAACACCTTTAACTGTTAGCGCCTCTCTAATTCCAAAAGGCGTAAAACAACACGCTTCAATATTTGTAAATCAAAGCAACTTTAACCGTATCAAAAATGTTCAATTAAAATGTTTGTACACTAAATATTCTACGTCTGGTGGTACAGTGCTGCCGCATGTTCTTTTTGAGAAAAATATCCCCATTGATTCAGAGTTTGTTTGTGGTACTACAACATTAAGTTTTGAATTTGAAATCCCTAAGGATATGCCTAGCTCTAATGATGATACGCCAAAAATTAACATAGATTGGGAGTTGTCGTTTAAGTTTATAGATGGATTAGAAGAAGTATCTAGAACTTGGACTATTCATGTAAAATAAACATAACACATATGAGCCTTTTCCTGTCAAATAAGCACTAGAAATTCTGTGGTTGCGTAGCAGCCACCTCTTATATCAATTAGCAAAAACGTCTGCTTCGTTCTGTCGCTTTGCAATTAAATCATCGTTTACTGCAAACACATATTGAGGCTCTCTTAATGTGATCTCATCACTGCCTATCATTCCATCCTCCTTGGTGAAAATAGGGGCACTAGACATTCTTCGGTTAACCTTTGACTAGCACTATTCAAGCAAAGTGATTCAAACGTTCAGTTAGTTTCAGGCTTAGCTAAGGTGTAAACGATTTTGCTTATTGTTTGTATGCGCACCAATGGCGTGTCTAATCAAGCAATATGGGCTTGGACAACTTGGCATAATCATCATCAAATAGTGATTAAACGACGATGATAGTTCATGCTCTTAACCAGCGAGTTAGGCTTTAGGCTCACGCCATTGTGCGACTTAACCTTTTAAAAATTTATCTTCATCAAATACCGTTTTGTTTTTCAGCATGTAATACACACAACGACCTATTTTATGCGCTAACGCAGAGAGTGCTTTGCCTTTGCTCATGCGTTTTTGCAGTTTGCTTAGATGGTTTTTCGCTCTATCGTTACCGCGCAGATACAGAACCGCGGCTTCGCTAAATGCCCACTTTAGATAGCCATTTCCAATCTTATTGCCGCTAGTACCATAAATTTTACCTGCTGACTCGGCTTTACACTTTACGAGTCGACTATAAGAGGCAAAGTTTTGAACGGATTCAAATCGGCAAATCTCACCAATTTCATAAAGAATGGTTAACCCAAGAATTTGTCCGATACCAGGAAAGGTGCGTATTAATGATAAATAACAACCGTGGTGCTCTTTCGCTTGTTTTTCGATAAACCATTCTACTTTCTTTAACTCTTTTGCATAGCAATCAAGTAACACCATATCCAGCTCGATGGTTCGCTGAATAACAGGGTCCTCGTAATGGTGTTTTAAGCCTTCTCTGGCTGATATATTTTTCAGATTGAGTGCTTGAGACGGTAAATTATATTGGCTGTCGGTATTAACGACATGTGCTTTTAAATCAGCACCGTGCCTAACAACATGAGTTCGTCGTCTGAGTAAGTCGCGAGTTGCACGCATTCTTGAAGGGTAAACGTAAGCAAGAGGGAAGTTACCGCCACGCATTAAACAGGCAATTTTATAAGAATCTATTTTGTCGTTTTTGGCTTTCCCACCATGAATAGCTTTCATATAAAGTGCATGGCCTAGAATAAAATCAATACTATATTCTTCACACCAATCACTAACCCAATACCAGCAATGCATACATTCAACACCAACAACGACATGGCCAATGTAAGGTTTTAGTAAATTTAATAGTTGTTGCTTATCTGCTTTAATCTGTTGATGTAAAACAGTTTTTCCTTCATTATCAATAATGCACACGTACAAAATACGTGAATGAAGATCGATCCCACAATAAAAAGGGTGAGAATTAGTATAGAATTTCATTGAGTGTTCTCCTTTTGGTTTGGTCGCCTTGAAGTCTAGTTTATCGCTAGACTTCGGGGAGAAGGCTCAATAAGTATCAAGTTGCTTAAGTTGGACTCGTAACGGTTGGCTCAGTTCCGTTTCGTTTCACATTTTAGCAAGCTTTTATCAGTCCCTTATGCGGGCGTTATAATACTAGGAATAATATATTAAATGGAAGAAATAGTTGAAGGGTTCGGAAAGGCTTTTTTTCGGGTTGTAAAATGGATTTTGGTTGATGCATTTGTCGAGACTTTTTTACATGGCTATGGTTATGTCACACTTAAAATAATCACCCTTGGTAAGTACCCGCAACCTAATCGCGACAATGAAACTTTGTGTATAGTAACTGGTTTAATATCTGTTGGTGTTACAGTTGCTTTGCTTATTTTGTTTGGCTTAATATAGTCTTATAAGAAGCCATTTAAGCAGGACGAAAACAGTTAGCTTTTGTTCGTGCCTCATTATTTGAGCTAACTATTTTTAGCCTCTTCATGAGGCATTAGCTGCCAAGCTTATATCGACTATTTTAGAGGTATTGATGACTGTAGGAATGTGTAATTGTGGGGAAGTAGCATTTGAAATCACAAACCCAATTAAAAATGTTTATTATTGTCACTGTTCAATTTGCCGGAGAAATACAGGAGCGAATGGTATTGCGGTGGTAGTCACTGACAATGAAAGTTTTCGCTGGATTAAAGGTGAAAAATATATTAAAACGTGGATAAAACCCAATCATGACTGGGAAACAAGTTTTTGTACTAATTGTGGGTCTAATTTACCAGGTAAAAATGATGATTCTAGAATGTATATCCCCGCTGGTAGTCTGCCAGATGAGAATGAAAACTTAAAAGTTGCTCATCACATTTGGGTCGGCTCAAAAGCTAACTGGGACGAAATAGGTGAGCAAGGTGTACAGCATATGGAAGCGCTCAGTGATTAATATTGAAATATGCTACTAACAACACTTTAAGTGATACGTTTAAAGCTTGACTCTTCGGGTTTGGCTCATCTCACTTTGCACACAAGTATAGCCAAGCTTAGTCCCGCCTCATAACAAAGCGTTGTGTATACTTAATAACTACTATTTCACGGGTACATTCGTTGGCTTGATTTGTTCTGTTGCATAACAACCAAGCACTTTTATAAAGCGCGTCAGCTCGGTTAATTTGCTAAGACATTCTTGCATTTCCGCTGATTTGAGGTTGGCTTCTAAATCAATATAAAACATTTCTTCCCAAGGGCGTCCTTGGATCGGTCGAGATTCCAATTTAGTCATGTTTATGCCGTAATCTTTTAAAATCACTAAACATTCCACTAATGCGCCTGGTGTTTGTCCTGTTGCCAAAATTAAAGTGGTTTTAGCTGGAATTTGCACTGCGACATCGACAGGCTTTCGCGCAACCAAAATAAAGCGGCTGTGATTCTCTGCTTGATTAGCAATACTTTTCGTTAAAGGTAGTAGATCGTAGAGTTTACCGCCTTCTTCGGAACCTATTACCGCAACATTGGCTGATTGAAGTTCAAGTGCTTTATGCATTGCTTGTGCGCTAGAATCACAGTATTCAATGCGAATGCCATCTTGTTTATTTAAGAAGTTACTGCATTGTTGAACCGGCTGTGCATGGGCAAAAATGGTATCAATATCTTCAAGTTTGGTATTCACTGCTGTAAGTAAACAATGATCAATTGGTTGCGATAACTCGCCCACGATTGATAAGTTGGTATTTTGCAAGAGGTCATAGACTTCATTGATACTACCTGAACTTGTATTTTCTATCGGTAGCATGCCGTAATCTACGGTGCCTGATTCTACCTGCTGTAAAATTTCAGCAAAACTATCACAGCCAAATTCAATGATTTCTTCGGCACGTCGAGAGAAATAGCGATAACTTGCTAAGTAACTATATGAACCTTTATCTCCTAAAAACGCTACGCTGACCGTTGGTGTTTTAATGTTTGGGTTTTTAAGTTGCTGCAAATAAGCCTGTTGATTTAAAACCGAGTCTTCAATAATGGTTTGAAAAATATTAGTAACGTAATGCGCATCTAGGCCTTTTTCTTTGCCAATACTGATGAGACGAACTAGTAGCTCTTGTTCTCTTTGTTGGTCACGAACCGGTCGCACCTGATGTGCCTTACTTTTAGCAACATTTAGAGTCAAAGAACGACGCTGTGCAAAAAGGCTTAGTAATTCTTGATCGAGATCGGTAATTTGCTGACGAATAACATTTAAATCAAGACTATCTTTCACATTTTTCTCCGGGATTATTAACTCGACTATGTCGTCTTTGAGACAATGACTAGGGCTAAATTGTTGGCTTTATAAAATTCTATGACTAAATGTATGGGGCAGGCTAAAAACTGTCAATCTTTTCTGTTAAAATACCGTCAATTACTCACAATTAGGACCAAGTTTCATGTCTTCATTACAAGATCAGTTATTAAAAGCTGGTTTATCGACAAAACAAAAGGCACGTCAAGCCAATAGTGATAAACGTCGAAAGAACAAACAAAAGCGCAGCGGTGTAAAAGTTGAAGCATCATTGCAAGAAGTAGTAAAACAAGATTTAGCAGCGCAACAAGCTGAAAAAGCGGCAAAAGATAAAGCTTTAAACGAAGAAAAGAAACAGCAACTTGCGGCAAAAGAATTACATAATCGTATCGTACAAATCCTTACTCATCATCATATTAAAAACACCGATGGTGATATTGAATATAAGTACACCGATAATGGCACTGTGAAAAAGCTTTTTATCGATGCGAAAACTCAACGTGCATTGATTAATGGTATTCTTGCTATTTGTGCCATCGATGGTACGAGTTATCTAGTAACTAACGAAACAGCTGAAAAAATCGAAACATTA is from Thalassotalea crassostreae and encodes:
- a CDS encoding efflux RND transporter periplasmic adaptor subunit yields the protein MENSKSSRLPLILLSAVLIALLAYLNWPQEQSNYQRQARVVSVKVAAVKFAEFSDEFEALGTTTANEQVTITAQYSDIVETLSFDDGDTVKKGDILVEFAKAQEQAKVNELEANLEVSVTQLKRLKELSNQKVGSIAQTEEQQAKVRSIRAQLMSAQAVLDNLTIRAPFDGQLGFRQVSVGEFVNNGEEITILDDISVVKVDFAIPERFITTVTKGQKVSATNVAYPGKQFIGEITSIATRIDANTRTIQVRAKINNADKYLRPGMLMSILLQRNVEETLQLPESGIIPFEDRHFVFVVEDGVAKRVDVVIGRRKPGLVEVKSGVLEGTPVVIEGALKLREGSAVSIIGSNTASQDDQTKGKS
- a CDS encoding efflux RND transporter permease subunit, producing MILSDLSVKRPVFATVLNLLIVTFGIVAFLLLPLREYPDTDKPVITVSTSYPGASSAIVESKITKLLEDKISGIEGVKSIDSTSRDGRSRISIEFEMGRDIDAAANDVREKISSEMRRLPEQATPPEIQKANDDGDVIVWFTLQSEVFNTLELTDYANRYITDRFAVVNGVAEVMVGGGREYAMKIVLNRQAMAARGITVTDIENTLRAENVELPAGEIESVTRDFSVRVARSYKTEHDFGAMVIARGENNSLVRLSDIADVSVTAKDDESMFRGYGRNMVGLGIIKQSTANTIDVVKAAQQEMEEIKSALPAGTTIIPSYDSSVFIKDSIDEVYRTLGVAMLMVVLVIYLFLGNIKATIIPAVTVPVALIGSMIALSALGFSINLLTLLALVLAIGLVVDDSIVVLENIYRRIENGEKPLAAAYNGGREVAFAVIATTVVLVSVFVPLIFMEGDVGRLFTEFALAIAAAVIFSSVTALSLTPMMCSKLLKHRKRSSSFGQLLDRNFARLEESYKNTLSSVIKQPLMLVVVMLLSIACIVTIFDKLPNEFAPKEDRGGAFLIMSGAEGASYESNAKSMLQIEEKLLNHYEDGTLERVLVRVPGFRGTGGIAIIGLPPWDQRETSTQDFINGFNRELGSVTDARAFVMSRGGLGGRSGGGRPISFVLQGNTYEELAQWRDIVLAKAAENPDIIGLEADYLETSPQLMVNIDRARASDLGVSVGDIGLTLETMLGNRRVTTYIDNGEEYDVILEGNEEDYRSPSSIDNIYVRSKATNELIPLSNLINFEEGARATQLSRYNRLRSITLNGNVSENYTLGEALEFLNNVVKEELPVEANVDYKGQSEKLQESGSSMLLVFGLALLITYLVLAAQFESFIHPFVIMLTVPLALVGALAGLYIMNMSLNIYSQIGIVMLIGLAAKNGILIVEFANQLRDAGESFSDAIIKGAQQRLRPIVMTSFTTIFSAVPLVIAIGPGAESRMVIGVVIVSGVALATLFTLFVVPGAYYWLCRGTKSPDFIAKQVEADIK
- a CDS encoding IS110 family transposase codes for the protein MKFYTNSHPFYCGIDLHSRILYVCIIDNEGKTVLHQQIKADKQQLLNLLKPYIGHVVVGVECMHCWYWVSDWCEEYSIDFILGHALYMKAIHGGKAKNDKIDSYKIACLMRGGNFPLAYVYPSRMRATRDLLRRRTHVVRHGADLKAHVVNTDSQYNLPSQALNLKNISAREGLKHHYEDPVIQRTIELDMVLLDCYAKELKKVEWFIEKQAKEHHGCYLSLIRTFPGIGQILGLTILYEIGEICRFESVQNFASYSRLVKCKAESAGKIYGTSGNKIGNGYLKWAFSEAAVLYLRGNDRAKNHLSKLQKRMSKGKALSALAHKIGRCVYYMLKNKTVFDEDKFLKG
- a CDS encoding GFA family protein, with the translated sequence MTVGMCNCGEVAFEITNPIKNVYYCHCSICRRNTGANGIAVVVTDNESFRWIKGEKYIKTWIKPNHDWETSFCTNCGSNLPGKNDDSRMYIPAGSLPDENENLKVAHHIWVGSKANWDEIGEQGVQHMEALSD
- a CDS encoding chorismate mutase, with protein sequence MKDSLDLNVIRQQITDLDQELLSLFAQRRSLTLNVAKSKAHQVRPVRDQQREQELLVRLISIGKEKGLDAHYVTNIFQTIIEDSVLNQQAYLQQLKNPNIKTPTVSVAFLGDKGSYSYLASYRYFSRRAEEIIEFGCDSFAEILQQVESGTVDYGMLPIENTSSGSINEVYDLLQNTNLSIVGELSQPIDHCLLTAVNTKLEDIDTIFAHAQPVQQCSNFLNKQDGIRIEYCDSSAQAMHKALELQSANVAVIGSEEGGKLYDLLPLTKSIANQAENHSRFILVARKPVDVAVQIPAKTTLILATGQTPGALVECLVILKDYGINMTKLESRPIQGRPWEEMFYIDLEANLKSAEMQECLSKLTELTRFIKVLGCYATEQIKPTNVPVK
- a CDS encoding DUF2058 domain-containing protein, whose protein sequence is MSSLQDQLLKAGLSTKQKARQANSDKRRKNKQKRSGVKVEASLQEVVKQDLAAQQAEKAAKDKALNEEKKQQLAAKELHNRIVQILTHHHIKNTDGDIEYKYTDNGTVKKLFIDAKTQRALINGILAICAIDGTSYLVTNETAEKIETLDASAVLLSNDKVVDEQIDEDDPYADYQIPDDLMW